A stretch of the Calditerrivibrio sp. genome encodes the following:
- a CDS encoding M23 family metallopeptidase gives MFWKSYIEKLIDFFKKRDEHVTVLIFKDSGLGEVKAKNLHHSTLKAVAIGALSFLVFAFLSFLAATFLFSERMTALRYFAENQALKKKISEYNRKISEIEQKMNYLSEYENKLRNLSNELKITPKQLPQGGRETPLNSLNIESKISSEDVDKKLKDIDKLKKQLEEKEKSMSELLDMLNTIKLVVDSTPTILPANGWISSAYGRRISPFGRGMVFHEGIDISLRPGTPIRATAGGVVVYAGWQQGYGRLVVIDHGFGYKTKYGHNSVLKVKVGQRVKRGTVIALSGNSGDSTGPHVHYEIVIGNKTVDPMKFMKSNKIASIYSGR, from the coding sequence ATGTTTTGGAAAAGTTATATAGAAAAATTAATAGATTTTTTCAAAAAAAGAGATGAGCATGTAACTGTACTGATATTCAAAGATTCAGGCTTGGGTGAGGTAAAAGCAAAAAATCTCCACCATTCGACTCTAAAGGCTGTGGCCATAGGTGCCTTGTCCTTCTTAGTTTTTGCATTTTTATCATTTTTAGCTGCTACTTTTTTGTTCAGTGAGAGGATGACGGCTCTTAGGTACTTTGCAGAAAACCAAGCTCTAAAGAAAAAGATTTCAGAGTACAATCGAAAGATATCAGAGATAGAGCAAAAGATGAATTATTTAAGTGAGTATGAAAATAAGCTTAGAAATCTATCCAATGAACTTAAGATTACTCCAAAACAACTACCTCAGGGTGGAAGGGAAACCCCTCTTAATAGTTTAAATATAGAGTCAAAAATCTCTTCAGAGGATGTAGATAAAAAATTAAAAGATATCGATAAGCTTAAAAAACAGTTAGAAGAAAAAGAAAAGTCTATGTCCGAACTCCTTGATATGCTTAATACAATCAAATTGGTTGTAGACTCTACCCCTACAATTTTGCCTGCAAATGGCTGGATATCAAGTGCTTATGGTAGAAGGATCTCACCTTTTGGCAGAGGTATGGTGTTTCATGAGGGGATAGATATATCACTTAGACCTGGTACACCTATACGAGCTACTGCAGGTGGTGTTGTGGTATATGCTGGTTGGCAACAGGGGTATGGTAGACTTGTAGTTATAGATCATGGCTTTGGCTATAAGACAAAGTATGGTCATAACTCTGTTTTAAAGGTGAAAGTAGGACAAAGGGTGAAAAGGGGTACTGTTATTGCCCTTTCTGGGAATTCTGGGGATAGCACAGGGCCACATGTTCATTATGAGATAGTGATAGGTAATAAAACTGTGGATCCTATGAAATTCATGAAATCGAATAAAATAGCATCTATATACTCTGGCAGATAG
- the serS gene encoding serine--tRNA ligase, with protein MLDLRFVVNNIEFVKEKTAQRGYDFDFDKVITLDKERREIIQKVEELKKYRNEVSKQVGLLKKEGKDISDISTKMRTVSEEIDLLDKKLEEVQQSLNDLMLIIPNIVDDSVPIGTDETFNVEVSRWGEHRVFDFPPKPHWEIAESLDIVDFERGAKLAKSRFSLYKGFGAMLERALINFMLDLHISKGYIEVIPPLLVNSKTMTGTGQLPKFEEELFKCERDELYLIPTAEVPVTNIYADEILDQSHLPIKMVSYTPCFRREAGSYGKDVRGLIRQHQFNKVEIVKIVEPDRSMEALEELVDDAANVLRQLNLPYRIVKLCSGDLGFASSITYDIEVWLPGQGCFREISSCSNFKDFQSRRAKIRYRGRDKNIAFPHTLNGSGLAVGRTFLAILENYQQADGSVIIPEVLRKYMGGIEILR; from the coding sequence ATGTTGGATTTAAGGTTTGTTGTGAATAATATCGAGTTTGTAAAAGAAAAAACAGCCCAAAGGGGCTATGATTTCGATTTTGATAAAGTGATAACACTGGATAAGGAGCGAAGGGAGATCATTCAAAAAGTTGAGGAATTAAAAAAATATAGAAATGAAGTTTCAAAGCAGGTTGGTCTGTTGAAAAAAGAGGGTAAGGATATTTCCGATATCTCGACCAAAATGAGAACTGTGTCTGAAGAGATAGACCTTTTGGATAAAAAACTGGAGGAGGTTCAACAGTCATTAAATGACCTTATGTTGATCATCCCAAATATTGTAGATGATAGTGTTCCAATTGGAACTGATGAAACCTTTAATGTAGAAGTTAGTCGTTGGGGTGAGCATAGGGTTTTTGATTTTCCACCAAAGCCCCACTGGGAGATAGCAGAAAGCCTTGATATAGTCGATTTTGAAAGGGGAGCAAAGCTTGCTAAATCAAGATTTTCCTTATACAAAGGTTTTGGGGCTATGTTAGAAAGGGCCCTTATAAATTTTATGTTGGACCTGCATATTTCAAAAGGGTATATTGAGGTGATACCACCTTTACTGGTTAACTCCAAGACAATGACAGGTACTGGTCAATTACCGAAGTTTGAAGAGGAGCTTTTTAAGTGTGAAAGGGATGAGCTTTATCTCATACCTACAGCTGAAGTACCGGTGACAAATATCTATGCTGATGAGATCTTAGACCAATCCCATTTACCTATAAAGATGGTTTCATATACCCCTTGTTTTAGGAGGGAAGCTGGTTCTTATGGCAAGGATGTAAGGGGGTTGATAAGACAACATCAGTTTAATAAAGTGGAGATTGTTAAAATTGTGGAACCAGATAGATCTATGGAGGCTCTTGAAGAACTTGTTGATGATGCTGCTAACGTACTGAGACAATTGAATCTACCATATAGGATTGTAAAGCTATGTAGTGGTGATCTCGGTTTTGCTTCGTCAATTACCTACGATATCGAGGTTTGGCTTCCGGGGCAGGGTTGTTTCAGGGAGATCTCTTCCTGTAGTAACTTTAAAGATTTTCAGTCGAGAAGAGCTAAGATAAGGTATAGAGGTCGTGACAAGAATATTGCTTTCCCCCATACCTTAAATGGCTCAGGATTGGCTGTAGGGAGAACTTTTTTAGCGATACTGGAAAATTACCAGCAAGCCGATGGATCGGTAATTATTCCAGAGGTTTTAAGAAAGTATATGGGTGGTATTGAGATTTTAAGATGA
- a CDS encoding SH3 domain-containing protein, with translation MLINTKKVLVCLFLSINALAYEIDYIKLNQTIYTNIEFSANVIDFPHLTPIDIKQRYLYHDNLSSRIKFINREPLDEKIISVLEINRDLEHLQEKNLFGITTKRTHIKMYPTYAMLTHNKHDSIDRNQYSLIEPFEPVVILHTSKDKQWYYVQSSFTRGWVQKNYILLKSYEDYKKYFELPKLAVVSDKIILDNLTIGLGSRIPYKVVSNNTFHIIFPNGTTKEITTDPSLKPHPLKFDTTVVKDILESLLGQPYDWGGKYGFRDCSALIRDIFRLFGVDLPRNSKQQAEVGKTLWEGGNKDSFLKALNSAPAFCTFIHMKGHIVLFGEKIDNDYLIYHAVESLNDTKYNKVIKQKLLYDNTGLWQKAYKITTICQSI, from the coding sequence ATGTTAATCAACACAAAAAAAGTTCTAGTATGTCTATTTTTATCAATAAATGCCTTGGCCTATGAAATAGATTACATCAAACTAAACCAAACCATCTATACAAACATTGAGTTTTCAGCCAATGTTATAGATTTTCCTCATTTGACACCTATCGATATTAAGCAAAGATACCTATATCACGATAACCTATCAAGTAGAATAAAGTTTATAAACCGTGAGCCCCTTGATGAAAAGATTATATCAGTGCTGGAAATCAACAGAGACCTTGAGCACCTACAAGAGAAAAACTTATTTGGCATTACCACAAAAAGAACACATATAAAAATGTACCCCACCTATGCGATGCTAACCCACAACAAACATGACTCCATAGACAGAAATCAATATAGCCTTATAGAACCTTTTGAACCTGTTGTAATTCTACACACATCGAAAGACAAACAGTGGTATTATGTACAAAGTTCTTTTACCAGAGGATGGGTACAAAAGAATTACATCTTATTAAAAAGTTACGAAGATTACAAAAAATACTTCGAATTACCTAAGCTCGCAGTTGTATCTGATAAGATTATCCTTGATAACCTGACAATAGGACTGGGTTCAAGAATCCCCTACAAAGTAGTTTCAAACAATACATTTCATATAATTTTTCCAAATGGAACAACAAAAGAGATAACTACAGACCCTTCACTAAAGCCACACCCTTTAAAATTTGATACAACTGTTGTAAAGGATATTCTCGAATCACTTCTTGGACAACCATACGACTGGGGTGGCAAATATGGTTTTAGGGACTGTTCTGCATTGATTAGAGACATATTCAGGCTCTTTGGAGTGGATCTACCACGAAATTCAAAACAACAAGCAGAAGTGGGTAAAACCCTTTGGGAAGGAGGCAATAAGGATAGCTTTCTAAAAGCACTAAACAGTGCTCCAGCTTTTTGCACTTTCATCCATATGAAAGGTCATATTGTACTGTTTGGAGAAAAAATAGACAACGACTACCTTATATACCATGCAGTAGAAAGTTTGAACGATACAAAATATAACAAGGTTATCAAACAAAAATTACTATATGACAATACAGGGCTATGGCAAAAAGCTTATAAAATAACTACTATCTGCCAGAGTATATAG
- a CDS encoding AI-2E family transporter encodes MVFRLRLDLKALLGLSLLLLIVIFYIKLQNVVNIFAVSFLISYILIPMVHWVERLLKVPRVIAVLLIFSLFTFVVVLVAVFFLPILYAEVISVIKGVPSYLELLLNKVQTLLSRYGYSIDFNQMTGFLFAKLKEHGTFILSSSMMILGSVFSSLSTFLGLFIIPVLVFYFLKDFEYILKKMLRLITDNTGIDFFYYNKQFNEILRKYFRGQLLVCFCLGLMYGALNFLVGINGGFAIGFISGLLSFVPYLGFIFGISISIIMAYVQFTDLLHPFMVLIGFGVVQGIESYLLTPKLVGESLGLHPIAVIFSLFVGGYLMGVGGMILSIPVAAFLKIVLGNYLEFISKNKNVDNLP; translated from the coding sequence ATGGTCTTTAGGTTAAGATTAGATCTTAAGGCACTATTAGGATTGTCACTTTTACTGTTGATTGTAATTTTTTACATAAAACTTCAAAATGTTGTGAATATCTTTGCAGTATCTTTTTTGATCTCCTATATTCTGATTCCAATGGTTCATTGGGTGGAGCGCTTATTAAAAGTTCCACGGGTGATAGCTGTTTTGTTAATATTTTCACTTTTTACATTTGTAGTGGTCCTCGTGGCAGTTTTTTTTCTGCCTATTTTATATGCTGAAGTGATATCGGTAATAAAAGGGGTACCCAGCTATTTAGAGTTACTTTTAAATAAAGTACAAACGTTGCTCAGCAGATACGGTTACAGCATCGATTTTAATCAAATGACTGGTTTTCTTTTTGCTAAATTAAAAGAACATGGGACTTTTATCTTAAGTAGTTCCATGATGATCTTGGGGTCTGTTTTTTCTTCTTTGTCTACTTTTTTGGGTCTGTTCATAATCCCTGTGTTAGTTTTCTATTTTTTAAAGGATTTTGAATATATTTTAAAAAAGATGCTAAGGTTGATCACTGACAATACAGGTATAGACTTTTTTTATTATAACAAACAGTTTAATGAGATTTTGAGGAAGTATTTCAGAGGGCAGTTGTTGGTCTGTTTTTGTTTGGGGTTGATGTATGGGGCTTTAAATTTTTTGGTGGGTATAAATGGAGGATTTGCTATAGGTTTTATTTCTGGCCTACTTAGTTTTGTACCTTATCTGGGTTTTATTTTTGGCATTTCTATTTCTATTATCATGGCTTACGTCCAATTTACAGATTTGCTACATCCTTTTATGGTTTTGATCGGGTTTGGAGTGGTTCAGGGGATAGAGAGCTATTTGCTCACACCTAAATTGGTTGGTGAGAGCTTAGGCTTACACCCTATTGCAGTTATATTTTCTCTGTTTGTTGGTGGGTATCTTATGGGTGTTGGAGGGATGATTTTGTCCATTCCAGTTGCAGCTTTTTTGAAGATTGTTTTAGGTAATTATCTGGAGTTTATTTCTAAGAACAAAAATGTTGATAACTTACCATAA
- the leuS gene encoding leucine--tRNA ligase, translating into MKYNPSVIENKWQKIWEERKVFKVEMDGSKPKFYCLEMFPYPSGKIHMGHVRNYAIGDVISRYKFMQGFNVLHPMGWDAFGLPAENAAIKNNVHPAKWTYSNIENMKSQLKKMGLSYDWDREIATCDPEYYKWEQMIFLQMLEKGLVYRKKSLQNWCEDCHTVLANEQVEDGRCWRCGEEVTKKEINSWYFKITDYAEELLEWTYKLPGWPEKVLIMQRNWIGKSYGAEVDFRVDGEDTVITVFTTRPDTLYGATFMLLAPEHPLAKSLIKDTDKEKDGLAFIESILKEDKVSRMADDKEKKGFFTGKYTINPLTGYKMPIYIANYILMDYGTGAVMAVPAHDERDFDFAKKYNLEIIVVIKPHDRDLVPSEMTEAYTEPGIMINSDKFNGMDSERAKAEITSYLESLGIGKKTVNFRLKDWGISRQRYWGAPIPIIYCDDCGTIPVPYEDLPVRLPLDVEFTGIGNPLDKSESFKNVKCPKCGKDATRETDTMDTFVESSWYFLRYCSPKNDNAPFDKDEVKYWMPVDQYIGGVEHAILHLLYSRFYTKVLRDLGYIDFDEPFERLLTQGMVCKETYRCSEHDWLFPEEVEGGKCVHCGKGVEVGRVEKMSKSKKNVVDPDSLIEEYGADTARLFSLFASPPEKDLEWSEQGVEGSFRFLGRVWRLITKNIELFSYSFSGEYTCDSKVAKDILYYMNATIKKVTLDIEKYQLNTAVAAIMEYSNNLQDVEPNLSTEAERYYFKVALENLMILLAPFTPHIAEELWHLTGHEGLIAYQRWPQYDEKLTVRDEVTIAVQINGKVRGEIVIQRGTDERVVLDMAKNDSKVSKYLEGKALVKEIYIKEKLVSLVVK; encoded by the coding sequence ATGAAGTATAATCCATCGGTTATTGAAAATAAATGGCAGAAGATATGGGAAGAGAGAAAGGTTTTTAAAGTGGAGATGGATGGATCAAAACCTAAATTTTATTGTCTTGAAATGTTCCCCTATCCTTCTGGTAAGATACACATGGGTCATGTGAGAAATTATGCCATTGGGGATGTTATCTCCAGGTACAAATTTATGCAGGGGTTTAATGTGCTGCACCCTATGGGATGGGATGCTTTTGGTCTACCGGCAGAAAATGCTGCCATCAAAAATAATGTTCATCCAGCAAAATGGACCTATTCAAACATAGAAAATATGAAATCTCAGCTTAAAAAGATGGGTTTGTCTTACGATTGGGACAGGGAGATAGCTACCTGTGATCCAGAGTACTACAAATGGGAACAGATGATCTTTTTACAGATGCTGGAGAAAGGGTTGGTTTATAGAAAAAAGTCATTACAAAATTGGTGTGAAGATTGTCATACAGTGCTTGCTAATGAGCAGGTGGAGGATGGCAGGTGCTGGCGTTGTGGAGAAGAGGTTACCAAAAAGGAGATAAATAGCTGGTATTTTAAAATCACTGACTATGCTGAGGAACTTCTTGAGTGGACATATAAATTACCTGGATGGCCAGAAAAGGTCTTAATAATGCAAAGAAACTGGATAGGTAAGTCCTATGGTGCGGAAGTGGATTTCAGGGTGGACGGAGAAGATACGGTGATAACTGTGTTTACCACAAGGCCAGATACCTTGTATGGGGCAACATTCATGCTTCTTGCGCCTGAACATCCTTTGGCAAAAAGCCTCATTAAGGATACCGATAAAGAAAAGGATGGTCTGGCTTTTATAGAATCTATTTTAAAAGAAGATAAAGTAAGCCGTATGGCGGATGATAAGGAGAAAAAAGGTTTTTTTACTGGGAAGTATACAATCAATCCCCTTACTGGCTACAAGATGCCCATTTATATAGCTAATTACATCCTTATGGACTATGGTACTGGGGCAGTTATGGCTGTGCCAGCCCATGATGAGAGGGATTTTGATTTTGCAAAGAAATATAATCTGGAGATAATTGTGGTGATCAAACCCCATGATAGGGATCTGGTTCCTTCTGAGATGACAGAAGCGTATACTGAACCCGGCATAATGATTAATTCTGACAAGTTTAATGGTATGGATAGTGAAAGGGCAAAGGCTGAGATAACAAGCTATTTGGAGTCCTTGGGGATAGGTAAGAAGACAGTAAATTTTAGATTAAAGGATTGGGGGATATCCAGGCAGAGGTATTGGGGAGCACCTATACCTATAATATATTGTGATGATTGTGGGACTATTCCTGTACCTTATGAAGATCTGCCGGTGAGGTTACCTCTTGATGTAGAATTTACAGGGATTGGTAACCCACTTGATAAGTCTGAATCTTTCAAGAATGTGAAATGTCCAAAGTGTGGTAAAGACGCTACAAGGGAAACGGATACAATGGATACATTTGTGGAGTCTTCTTGGTATTTCTTAAGATACTGTTCACCAAAAAATGACAATGCTCCGTTTGATAAAGATGAGGTGAAATATTGGATGCCGGTTGATCAATATATAGGTGGTGTAGAACATGCTATTTTGCACTTATTATATTCGAGATTTTATACAAAGGTATTGAGAGATCTTGGTTACATAGATTTTGATGAACCTTTTGAAAGGTTGTTAACGCAGGGGATGGTTTGTAAAGAGACTTATAGATGTAGTGAGCATGATTGGCTTTTCCCTGAAGAGGTGGAAGGTGGAAAATGTGTCCATTGTGGTAAGGGAGTCGAAGTGGGTAGAGTGGAAAAGATGAGTAAGTCCAAAAAAAATGTTGTTGATCCGGATAGTCTTATCGAGGAGTATGGTGCGGATACTGCAAGATTGTTTTCACTTTTTGCTTCTCCACCTGAGAAAGATCTTGAGTGGAGCGAGCAAGGGGTTGAAGGTTCGTTTAGATTTTTGGGTAGGGTTTGGAGACTGATTACCAAAAATATAGAACTTTTTAGCTACAGCTTTTCTGGTGAATACACCTGCGATAGCAAAGTAGCAAAAGATATTTTGTATTACATGAATGCTACTATAAAAAAAGTTACTCTCGATATAGAAAAATATCAGCTAAATACTGCTGTAGCTGCAATTATGGAATATTCGAACAATCTCCAGGATGTTGAGCCTAACCTCTCCACAGAAGCTGAAAGGTACTATTTTAAAGTAGCCCTTGAGAATCTAATGATACTTCTTGCGCCTTTTACCCCTCATATAGCGGAAGAATTGTGGCACCTCACTGGTCATGAGGGGTTGATAGCGTATCAAAGGTGGCCCCAATACGATGAAAAATTGACAGTAAGGGATGAGGTTACCATTGCTGTTCAGATAAATGGTAAAGTTAGAGGTGAGATTGTTATTCAGAGGGGAACAGATGAAAGAGTGGTACTTGATATGGCTAAGAATGACTCAAAGGTTTCGAAATATTTAGAAGGTAAAGCACTAGTAAAGGAAATTTATATTAAAGAAAAACTTGTAAGTCTGGTGGTAAAATAG
- a CDS encoding bifunctional riboflavin kinase/FAD synthetase — MKLIKGLENFFIDKGSAITIGNFDGVHIGHSEIIKKVVSLARENDLLSIVVTFDPHPVKFFGEEILLLTDLEKKNELLEELGVDCHLVLNFNKELMSMDPEVFVREIIVKRLKAKYVVVGYDYRFGARRKGDFELLKIFSKKYGYEAIKHEKIILDNLTVSSSNIRKLLKDGELKLASSMLGRFYSIIGKVIKGDGIGRLLSYPTANIKVIEYQTPKNGTYATKIKIKDIMYDSVTNVGFRPTIPGNHELRIETHIFDFNNDIYDEKVELFFVDYLREEKKFESFDELKVQISEDCKRAKYILKGNV; from the coding sequence ATGAAATTGATAAAAGGCTTAGAAAACTTTTTTATAGATAAAGGTTCTGCTATTACGATCGGTAATTTTGATGGGGTGCATATAGGGCACTCAGAGATCATAAAAAAAGTAGTCTCTTTGGCAAGAGAAAATGATCTATTATCTATAGTAGTTACGTTTGATCCCCATCCAGTAAAATTCTTTGGTGAAGAAATATTACTTTTAACAGATCTGGAAAAGAAAAATGAGTTACTTGAAGAGCTGGGTGTGGATTGCCATCTTGTATTAAATTTTAATAAAGAACTGATGTCGATGGATCCAGAGGTCTTTGTTAGGGAGATTATTGTAAAAAGGCTGAAGGCAAAATATGTGGTAGTAGGTTATGACTATAGGTTTGGAGCCAGGAGAAAGGGTGATTTTGAGTTACTAAAAATCTTTTCAAAAAAATATGGGTATGAGGCTATCAAACATGAAAAAATAATTTTGGATAATCTAACAGTTTCCAGCAGCAATATTAGAAAATTGTTAAAAGATGGTGAGCTAAAGTTAGCAAGTTCCATGTTGGGTAGATTTTACTCTATAATAGGTAAAGTTATAAAAGGTGATGGTATTGGAAGACTTTTATCATATCCTACGGCTAACATTAAAGTAATAGAATACCAGACACCTAAAAATGGAACTTATGCTACAAAAATTAAGATAAAAGATATTATGTATGACTCTGTGACCAATGTTGGGTTTAGGCCTACAATCCCTGGCAATCATGAACTAAGGATTGAGACCCACATCTTTGATTTTAATAACGATATATATGATGAAAAAGTGGAACTTTTTTTTGTGGATTATTTGCGAGAAGAGAAGAAGTTTGAAAGTTTTGATGAACTTAAGGTGCAGATCTCTGAGGATTGTAAAAGAGCAAAATATATTTTAAAGGGAAATGTATGA
- the rimO gene encoding 30S ribosomal protein S12 methylthiotransferase RimO translates to MNVAFISLGCSKNQTDLEYLIGDMVVEGFNIVTEVEKADAIIVNTCGFLQSAVSEAIENILDVAKRKKKRAKLIVSGCMVERYMSEIAKELPEIDFYTGVGKLSDIISFLKRGVKGSKGERRFYGEHRVLINPNYYAYVKISEGCNNRCSYCTIPSIRGNLVSRSMEDILKETGQLISKGVKEIILISQDTTKYGMDGKGYGILDLLENLVKIEGDFKIRLLYMNPDGVNEALIDFVANHEKMIKYFEIPVQHIDDDILKKMNRRSDSSKIKSVFKYIRDKVPKAFIRTTFIVGFPGEDERAFDKLRNFILEYKPDYAGFFPYSREEGTVAYTFGDIPAKSVVKRRITELQKIQKRITSERLKKMKKDIITIFIEGISEENPFLYDARAEFQAPEIDGKTFVLGGEVNKGYGPYKAKIRRVIYPDIYCELI, encoded by the coding sequence ATGAATGTTGCATTTATAAGCTTGGGTTGTTCTAAGAATCAGACAGACCTTGAATATCTTATAGGGGATATGGTTGTGGAGGGATTTAATATCGTTACAGAAGTGGAAAAAGCGGATGCTATCATTGTAAACACGTGTGGGTTCTTACAAAGTGCCGTAAGTGAGGCAATAGAAAATATTTTAGATGTTGCCAAAAGAAAAAAGAAAAGGGCAAAGCTTATCGTATCTGGATGTATGGTGGAAAGGTATATGTCTGAAATAGCAAAAGAGCTGCCTGAAATAGATTTTTATACTGGCGTGGGTAAATTGAGTGATATTATATCTTTTTTAAAAAGAGGTGTAAAAGGATCTAAGGGGGAAAGGAGATTTTATGGGGAACACAGAGTACTTATAAACCCTAATTACTATGCTTATGTAAAGATCTCAGAAGGATGTAACAATAGATGTTCCTACTGTACCATACCATCAATAAGGGGTAATTTGGTGAGTAGATCCATGGAGGATATATTAAAAGAGACTGGGCAGCTTATATCAAAAGGTGTAAAGGAGATTATCCTTATCTCTCAGGATACAACCAAATATGGTATGGATGGGAAAGGTTATGGGATCTTAGATCTTTTGGAGAATCTTGTAAAGATTGAAGGTGATTTTAAAATTAGGCTTTTATATATGAATCCAGACGGTGTAAATGAGGCTCTTATAGATTTTGTAGCTAACCATGAGAAGATGATAAAATATTTTGAAATACCTGTTCAACATATAGATGATGATATATTAAAAAAGATGAATAGAAGATCCGATAGTAGTAAGATCAAATCTGTATTTAAATATATCAGGGATAAGGTTCCAAAAGCCTTTATTAGGACTACATTTATAGTTGGTTTTCCAGGTGAAGACGAACGAGCCTTCGATAAGCTTAGAAATTTTATTCTGGAATACAAACCGGATTATGCTGGATTTTTCCCATACTCAAGGGAGGAAGGTACTGTAGCATATACTTTTGGTGATATTCCAGCTAAGTCTGTTGTGAAAAGAAGGATAACTGAACTGCAAAAAATACAGAAGAGAATTACTTCAGAGCGATTGAAAAAAATGAAAAAAGATATTATTACTATTTTTATTGAGGGTATTTCTGAGGAAAACCCATTTCTTTATGATGCCAGAGCTGAATTTCAAGCTCCAGAGATTGATGGTAAAACCTTTGTTTTAGGTGGAGAGGTGAACAAAGGTTATGGGCCTTATAAAGCTAAGATAAGAAGGGTGATTTATCCTGACATATACTGTGAGTTAATATAA
- a CDS encoding SAM-dependent methyltransferase, whose product MLVVAGLPLDFEYYSIPEDLKDIIRNASFVIGEEKKNVLRVLARCDARDKEFLLLNEHTKASDYHLMIKKIKDKDVVVMFSDGGTPCIADPGYKFIDACYNNGVEVIAYPGPSSITSAISISGFFAESFYFAGFLPKEKKELQSFIKKIDELNETTVILERPYAIKNMVDFLLLTKKRKIFFAVNIGMPNFISFRGTVQNLLNFLSKNDKIKAPFVVVLEKIC is encoded by the coding sequence ATGTTGGTGGTAGCTGGACTACCCCTTGATTTTGAGTACTATAGTATTCCAGAAGATCTAAAAGATATAATTCGAAATGCAAGTTTTGTTATAGGTGAAGAAAAAAAGAATGTTTTAAGGGTCCTAGCTCGTTGTGATGCACGGGATAAGGAGTTTCTTTTATTAAACGAGCACACTAAAGCATCAGACTACCATTTAATGATTAAAAAAATCAAGGATAAAGATGTTGTGGTGATGTTTTCTGATGGGGGGACACCGTGTATAGCAGATCCAGGGTATAAATTTATCGATGCTTGTTATAACAACGGTGTAGAGGTTATTGCATATCCCGGTCCATCAAGTATAACCTCTGCAATTTCCATCAGCGGTTTTTTTGCCGAGAGCTTTTATTTTGCCGGTTTTTTGCCTAAGGAGAAAAAAGAGCTACAAAGTTTTATAAAAAAGATTGATGAGCTTAATGAAACCACAGTTATACTTGAAAGACCTTATGCCATAAAAAATATGGTGGATTTCCTCTTGTTAACAAAAAAGCGAAAAATTTTTTTTGCAGTTAATATAGGGATGCCCAACTTTATATCTTTTAGAGGGACAGTTCAAAATCTTCTTAACTTTCTATCAAAAAATGATAAAATAAAAGCACCTTTTGTTGTTGTCTTAGAAAAAATCTGCTAA
- the bamD gene encoding outer membrane protein assembly factor BamD encodes MKRFGLLSIIFLVLLIVACSSKEPPKRPAEEWLKEGLEYFQKKKYQKAAEALENAIIESDSPEIAAQAQLLLGDSYFFMKEYEQAIPSYKEYLNIHPDSHDAKRAMYRLALSYYNQIDTVDRDQENTELALKTFEQLKDKYPDFAAENKVDKKILELKNMLAEKELYVAKFYFRIKEPNAAIRRLEYLVKHFKGTKSYPEGLIMLAEQYVDKPEKAKYVVELLTELAKTKEGVVYLDRISSVLARLEKALSKK; translated from the coding sequence ATGAAAAGGTTTGGATTATTGTCGATAATTTTTTTAGTACTTTTAATTGTTGCATGTTCTTCAAAGGAGCCGCCTAAAAGGCCTGCTGAAGAGTGGCTAAAGGAAGGATTAGAGTATTTTCAGAAGAAGAAGTACCAAAAAGCTGCTGAGGCGCTGGAAAATGCAATAATAGAGTCAGATTCTCCAGAAATTGCTGCACAGGCACAGCTTTTATTGGGTGATTCTTATTTCTTTATGAAGGAATATGAACAGGCTATACCTTCTTACAAAGAATATTTAAATATCCATCCGGATTCACACGATGCTAAGAGGGCGATGTACAGATTGGCCCTGTCATACTATAATCAGATCGATACAGTTGATAGGGATCAGGAAAACACGGAACTGGCACTTAAGACTTTTGAACAGTTAAAGGACAAGTATCCAGATTTTGCTGCTGAAAACAAGGTGGATAAAAAGATCTTAGAACTTAAGAATATGCTTGCTGAAAAAGAGCTGTATGTAGCAAAATTTTATTTTAGAATTAAAGAACCTAATGCAGCAATAAGAAGACTTGAATATCTTGTAAAACATTTTAAGGGAACAAAATCTTATCCAGAGGGATTGATTATGCTTGCAGAGCAGTATGTGGATAAGCCAGAAAAGGCTAAATATGTGGTGGAGCTTTTAACAGAACTCGCCAAAACTAAAGAGGGTGTGGTTTATCTGGATAGAATCTCTTCGGTACTTGCAAGATTAGAAAAAGCGCTCAGTAAAAAATAG